The genomic DNA CCAATGAGTATCGTAATCACAAGTAGATAATACCCTCTCACAGGTTTGCCTCCATTTACTTGAAAGTAATCAATGATCTCGAGTGCTATAGTGCGTGCAACCGCATTTTATTCTATGTTTCAATTTATCCCGAAGTATTAAAACTTCGTATAAATTGCTAAGTTTACCTTTTGGGTTTTAATCCAGCCATGGAGAGGCCTTTCCCATGGTCCCACAATATTCACACCTGTGGTTCCGGTCAGGCCCCATCCTCGTGAGATCGATGACTATCCATGGAACAGTCGGTCTGCATGGCCAGAACCTGACACTCAGGTAGACAGATTGTATTATGAATGAGGGATCTATTCAAATCGTCCCTCCGCATATTTTTATGTGCATTCCTGTTTGCGTTGACAAATTTTGTTTATTATAGTTGGCACCCACAATAATGCCCACTCCATGAAGATATCATTTCCACCTTGTCACCCGTTCAGATCTTGGCCGAAAGGCACCGGACAGAGAATGGTTCCGTGCACGAACTAGAATTGCACGACCCTCCGAATTTCGGGTGTAGACATAGGACATCGCTCCGACATATTTGCGCCACATCTCAGCGAAATACTCGACATTCTTTTTTCTCATACCAATTAGTGATGGGACTGTATGATAATCTACACGCTCAAAGAACAGTAAATGGGATTTACGAATGAATAAATACCGTGGATTATCAATTGGCTCTAGTAGTTCTTGAAGAGCGTCCAAATACACCTACTTCTCCCGATTCGACCCGCCCTCAAGGTGACAATACACATATCCCGGCATACCTTCAATCTCTTCAACAACGACTCGTAGAGAACCAATATCTGTTCTGATCTCGCCCATGAATCGCAATGTCTTGAGAAGTGCCATTCCCACCTGTGACAGGCTCGACTTGATAGGACCATGTCTGACAAACAACAACAGAGCTTTGATCACGTGAGGCAACATCACAATAGCAGTGATAATTAGACCGATGCCAAATGCAAACCAAAACTGTTCATATATTGCTAGCTTAACTAAGCCTCGTAAGTATTCCGTAAAAGTGAACAGTCCCCAGAAGACCCCCTCCCAAAATAGAGCCGCGACAGTATTATAGAAGACAAAACCTCGTGGAAGATGCAGTCTATGAAACCGGACATCTTCAACTAATCGGACTCCCTCATCACCCCGGTGGAGTGCAGCCTCCCACTCTTCACGAACTTCTGCTCGATTCCGTGCCCGTTCAAACATCCGCTCATTCGATTTCTTAATTTCTTTTTTCTTGATCGGAGCACGTGGGATACCCAATCGAGTAAAACCATTTTCAATTACAGGTTCAATAAAGCTGATCCCCACAAAGGCTCTGAATCTGCGTTCCATCAGTTCATAGTCTTCGCCAGCCGAGTCCGCACCGGTCTCAACACAGACAAGATGCCATATGTTTGAGGTCTTGTCCGGATTCCCGTGCTGTGTCCGAATTGCTCGTCCTCTCATCTGATTCGAGAGCATATACGAGCCGACAAAACTTGCGATCACAAGAGAATTGATCGACGGTGCATCCCAGCCTTCACCTAACAGGGACTTTGTTCCGACCAGTACTTGGATCGCCCCACTGTTGAAGACCTCGGTGATGAGCCGGACGACAAGGTCTCGATCGGATCCAGTGAGCTGGACCTCAAGATACTCTGTAGAGAACGGAAGCGCACGAAGACGGAGACCATGAGGATCTATCCCCATCTTGTAGGCATGATCACGGATCGAGTCGGCAGCTGAGGCAGGTATGATAACTAGAGAACCGCTTAGTACACCTAACTGTAGTCCTTGGATCTTCGCCCTTCTAATAATCTCAAAGATCGGAGCGACACCAATCTTGTTGAGCGGGGTCTCATCATCAGAAGTGCGCGGCAAAGACTCTTTCCGAATATAGTCTGTCAGGATGACCATTCGCAATTGATTCCCAAGTGATCCGTATTCTATGCGAACAATGTCTACTACATTCACCATCTTTGAGAGGCTCTGCTTGAGTAACTTCTCGATACGCTTGTTTTTCCGAAGGCTGATCCGTCGTCGTTCTATGGCTCCAATCTTTCGAAGGTGATCGCGTATCTCCTCCAAAGTAATTGGAAGATTAGGTCTCTGGACTCCGGGCGGAAAGAGCAGTCCGGTCAGCAAAATCTCGAGCCACTCGAGATTAAGAGCAGGAATTGATTTGACTGAACCAGCCACTAATCGTACAGCCTGTTTCGGAAGTTTGATTTTTTTATGATTAAGAAATATTAGTATGCTTGAATAGAATGAAGGTTGATTGAGGATCTCCTCCTCATAGAGTTCTGGGTTCAATACCCAATTGTGTGAGTACAGATATTGCAGAAAGGATTCATTCATGTATAGTCGTTCAACAAATTCCTTGACTTCGCCCCTGAATTTTTTAATCTCCTTGTTCTCCTCCTTAGAAGGTGTTGAGAGAACAACAAGGTCCTGATGAGGACATAGGTCTCCTTCGGCCACCAGCTCAGGAACGGGAACCTCTGCATCCACCGGACCACAGAGATCTATGTAGCGTTGCCACTCAAATTCGGGCACATCATATGGAGGAGTTGCTGTCAGAGCGATAATTTTAATATTTGCGAGGCGATCTATCACAGAAGTCAGACTCTTCCACCAGCTGCTCCTAAGGTGATGTGCCTCGTCCAAGACCAGAGTACCGATCCCCGCATTTTGAAGGGCCTCAACAAGATCATTGACAACCATAGGAATCACAGGCTTACTCGCCTGAGTCTGGCCAAGAACATTTACAATTCCCAAATCAGATGCATCATCTGCATCCTCATTCAAAACAGTATCTTCATCCTCATCAACATCTTCGTCCTCACCCATATTATATGCCGAATGAAGTGCCTGATACGTTGAGACCGTAAAGAATCTAGGATTCCGAATATCCTTTGAAACCCAAGGGGGAACAGTAGAACCTGCGGGAAGAAAGTATTCAACAAGTCGTTGGACCCATTGGTCCCGAATCGCAATTGTTGGGGCAAGAACCAGAGTAGGACGATTAAAACGACTGACTACCTCCAGACCCAAAATAGTCTTACCCGAACCCGGAGCCGCAACAATGTGTAATCGATCATCATCGAGATGTGACTGTAGTTCGTCTAGAATTCGCTTCTGATACGATCGCCATTTCTTAGTGAACTCAAGATGGGGTCTCCCGCTCAAGCATCAAAACGCTCCTATCATGGCGTCTGAAAACGTGATAAAAAATGAGATGGTTTCTTTTGCATAGTCACCACTGAAATACACGGACTCGTAATAGAGTTTTATTAATAATCTCAGCGAGATCATTGTTCACTGCCAATCATCATTTCCTTATGCCATCTAATCTAGCCATGGTGAAGCCTTCCCCATCGTACCACAATAGTCGCATTTGTAGATCCGATCAGGCCCTACTTTCGTGAGATCAATGGGGGCTCCACACTTGGGACAGGTTGCAATTGGACACATCTTTTCCTTGATGATCTCAATGTGCTCACGAATGTCGTACATGATGTCCACAAAGAACCCGCTCAGAATGCGCTCGTCATCGGAATAGATGCTGATCGTGAGAACTCCGCCCTGTGGGGTTCCACTGACCTGTATCTCGGCGGCGAATTGGCTCTCACCATACTTGGTCTGACCAACGTAACATGCGTAGCCAAGATACGTGCCGTCTTCAAATTCCTGATCTGAGCGATCTACCGGAGTGAGACCGCTTAGTCGAGCCTCCGCCATCTTGAGAACTACATGTGCGTTTCCGGAGAACTCAAAGGAGGAACAGTTACGTGCGAGGGCACCGCTCTTCAGTCGAGAGAATACTTCATCTGCTCGTTCGGTGGCTGTGAGCATAGGACAGATGTTTACCAACCGCTTTGTGGGAATCTTGACGACCTGTTGCTCACCATGTGCGTCCACATAAAGAATGGTCCCACCATATTCACTATCAACACAGCGAAGTGGTCGCAACCAAAAGATCGCACTCTCAAAGCTATGCCCCGCAATATTCCCAAGGGCCTGTGTTCGTGATGTATTCCTCACAAACTCAAAAGCGTCAGGAATATTGAGGACAACTTCTACATCCGTAATGATCAAATCAGTTGTATTTTCCACTTTGATGGCCAGCTTGAGATATTCTCCAACGACATCAAATCCGCTGGCAACTTTGATCGGCCCTTTTCCTGTGTCCGATTGAGCCTTTGCTTCAAAGACACGTGGCTGATCTTTCGCGGCGAGGAGATTCCCTATCATGACCTCATCATCAACAGCAGACTGACGAATGGATGGAATTTCTCCCGAACCACCGGAGCGTAATCTTCCTCTATCAAGTTCTAGTGAGTGTGATTCTTCCGAATCGGCACGGTCACCATCTCTGCGAAATAGTGAGAACTGGCTGGAACGTAGTTTCAAGATACCGATGGTCCCACATATCAGGATCGCTCCCAGAACAACAAAGGCGTGACCGATAGTAGCAGGATTCACCAAGATAACAAAGAGATCACTAAGAGGGGTCGATTCCTCATTACCAAATGAGACGATGGACGGGCCATCGTAGACAAATTTAGTAATATATATACTATCAATATGAGCCTCAAACATTGACCAATACAAAAATTTCCAATACCGTTGGTTGCTTCCGTAAGATGCATCAAAACCTGAAATAGTCCATTGGGATGCTCCTTGTGACACCGTGATACTGGCGTATGCATCATCAACCTGGATCTCTACAGTTGCCCAGACATTCGGGGTCCACCCAACTGATCCATTCGTATGTTTACCGCCGTAAGAGATTGAACTACGTACATCTTTATCATAATAGCTGGAAAAGGCAGTATAGGTCGTTCCTCCCTGCCAAGAGTC from Candidatus Thorarchaeota archaeon includes the following:
- a CDS encoding DEAD/DEAH box helicase family protein — protein: MSGRPHLEFTKKWRSYQKRILDELQSHLDDDRLHIVAAPGSGKTILGLEVVSRFNRPTLVLAPTIAIRDQWVQRLVEYFLPAGSTVPPWVSKDIRNPRFFTVSTYQALHSAYNMGEDEDVDEDEDTVLNEDADDASDLGIVNVLGQTQASKPVIPMVVNDLVEALQNAGIGTLVLDEAHHLRSSWWKSLTSVIDRLANIKIIALTATPPYDVPEFEWQRYIDLCGPVDAEVPVPELVAEGDLCPHQDLVVLSTPSKEENKEIKKFRGEVKEFVERLYMNESFLQYLYSHNWVLNPELYEEEILNQPSFYSSILIFLNHKKIKLPKQAVRLVAGSVKSIPALNLEWLEILLTGLLFPPGVQRPNLPITLEEIRDHLRKIGAIERRRISLRKNKRIEKLLKQSLSKMVNVVDIVRIEYGSLGNQLRMVILTDYIRKESLPRTSDDETPLNKIGVAPIFEIIRRAKIQGLQLGVLSGSLVIIPASAADSIRDHAYKMGIDPHGLRLRALPFSTEYLEVQLTGSDRDLVVRLITEVFNSGAIQVLVGTKSLLGEGWDAPSINSLVIASFVGSYMLSNQMRGRAIRTQHGNPDKTSNIWHLVCVETGADSAGEDYELMERRFRAFVGISFIEPVIENGFTRLGIPRAPIKKKEIKKSNERMFERARNRAEVREEWEAALHRGDEGVRLVEDVRFHRLHLPRGFVFYNTVAALFWEGVFWGLFTFTEYLRGLVKLAIYEQFWFAFGIGLIITAIVMLPHVIKALLLFVRHGPIKSSLSQVGMALLKTLRFMGEIRTDIGSLRVVVEEIEGMPGYVYCHLEGGSNREK
- a CDS encoding DUF2341 domain-containing protein — translated: MARRHNLLGIFIVVYFLTLFTVMPLMALQPNSNNPYNTAFHVADDVDQWLAEWQYRKTISISGTKGAGTNYQIKIVVHYGEGTDSGNEVYLSEHCQEDFGDVRFTNSNGSLLLSYWIESMTRSSVAIFWVRVAGNLDSDQIIYIYYGAYTTTESAASGDATFVFFDDFESTVVDWTHKWTSSSHASYSQEFGYLKCTKPALDSGFIRTKEPVPEHSRVIYRVRTAFTDIHQFYQYFTNETDSWQGGTTYTAFSSYYDKDVRSSISYGGKHTNGSVGWTPNVWATVEIQVDDAYASITVSQGASQWTISGFDASYGSNQRYWKFLYWSMFEAHIDSIYITKFVYDGPSIVSFGNEESTPLSDLFVILVNPATIGHAFVVLGAILICGTIGILKLRSSQFSLFRRDGDRADSEESHSLELDRGRLRSGGSGEIPSIRQSAVDDEVMIGNLLAAKDQPRVFEAKAQSDTGKGPIKVASGFDVVGEYLKLAIKVENTTDLIITDVEVVLNIPDAFEFVRNTSRTQALGNIAGHSFESAIFWLRPLRCVDSEYGGTILYVDAHGEQQVVKIPTKRLVNICPMLTATERADEVFSRLKSGALARNCSSFEFSGNAHVVLKMAEARLSGLTPVDRSDQEFEDGTYLGYACYVGQTKYGESQFAAEIQVSGTPQGGVLTISIYSDDERILSGFFVDIMYDIREHIEIIKEKMCPIATCPKCGAPIDLTKVGPDRIYKCDYCGTMGKASPWLD